From the genome of Lotus japonicus ecotype B-129 chromosome 6, LjGifu_v1.2, one region includes:
- the LOC130726443 gene encoding 187-kDa microtubule-associated protein AIR9 isoform X2, with product MEEAPLEQPREDAASENRKSSSGSVKAAARIAATSGGSVSARKKVEPRNVSGSGAGTKRSGSIGGLASSVSVPPRRSSTGGLVQRPSVPDGSRKTVAESAAGGRSRVSSAAEPVRRSLPELRRSSLASPRGGVTGKPAVSPVSSGLRTTAVSGASKVEVAKKSLTKPALSSPASASSSSRRIGSSAVGGSGGSARRTVSNVSSPSSSVSSARSASGGLRAGSLSSSSKDRSSALPGRRRVGTPDSRDSRFVVLPQIEIKANDELRLDLRGHRVRSLNASGLNLSSNLEFVYLRDNLLSTLEGVEILTRVKVLDLSFNDFKGPGFEPLENCKVLQQLYLAGNQITSLASLPQLPNLEFLSVAQNKLKSLAMASQPRLQVLAASKNRISTLKGFPYLPALEHLRVEENPILKMPHVEAASILLVGPTLKRYNDRDLSREEVAIAKRYPAHTALCIRDGWEFCRPEHVAESTFHFLVEKWKDHIPPGFLLKEASIDKPLEEDVCSCHFTIIHDGALSTDLPLILKYQWFCGDVTLSNFFPIPDATGEIYWPKHNDIGKVLKVECTPVLGETEYPPIFAISSRVSPGSGIPKVVNLEVHGELVEGSIIRGCAKIAWCGGTPGKGVASWLRRKWNSTPVVIAGAEDEEYQLTIDDVDSSLVFMYTPVTEEGAKGEPQYKYTDFVRAAPPSVSNVRIVGEAVEGNIIKGVGDYFGGREGPSKFEWLRKNRDVGDFLLVSAGTSEYTLTKEDVGCCLAFVYMPINFEGQEGKSVSVMSPAVKQAPPKVSNAKIIGDLRENGKITATGIVTGGTEASSRVQWYKTCSSILDENSLEALSTSKIAKAFRIPLGAVGCYIVAKFTPMTPDGDVGEPAFVISDRAVETLPPSLNFLSIIGDYCEDGILTASYGYVGGHEGKSIYNWYIHEVEGDLGSLIPDVSGLLQYRIAKEAIGKFISFQCTPVRDDGVVGDLRICMGQERVRPGSPRLLSLHIVGNAVEGTMLRIEKTYWGGDEGDSIYRWLRTSSDGTQSEITSATTSSYAPSIDDIGFFISVSCEPVRSDWARGPMVLSEQIGPIIPGPPTCHILEFVGSMIEGQHLNMNAVYSGGERGECTHEWFRVKDNGVREKISGHDFLDLTLQDVGACIELLYTPVCKDGNKGSPKSIVSDMVSPAEPKGMDLVIPDCCEDEEITPLRKYFGGHEGVGEYIWYQTKNKLDGSALLDIANACDAEICGTEPTYKPSLKDVGTYLALYWVPTRADNKCGEPLVAICSNPVSPAPPIVSNVRVKALSSGIYSGQGEYFGGYEGESLFSWYRENNEGTIELINGANSKTYAVTDSDYSFRLLFGYTPVRSDSVVGELRLSDPTDIVFPELPYVEMIALTGKAVEGDILTAVEVIPNSEIQQHVWSKYKKDIRYQWFISSEVGDNFTYDPLPNQSSCSYRVRLEEIGRCLKCECVVTDVFGRLGEVVYIETAPVLPGIPRVHKLEIEGRGFHTNLYAVRGIYSGGKEGKSRIQWLRSMVGSPDLISIPGETSKMYEANVDDVGYRLVAIYTPVREDGVEGQSTSVSTDPIAVEPDVLKEVKQHLDLGSVKFEVLCDKDQGSKKDFISGDI from the exons ATGGAGGAGGCTCCGTTGGAGCAACCGCGTGAAGACGCTGCATCGGAGAACCGGAAGAGCTCCTCGGGAAGCGTGAAGGCTGCGGCGAGAATCGCCGCAACCTCTGGTGGTTCGGTTTCTGCAAGGAAGAAAGTGGAGCCTCGGAATGTatcgggttcgggtgcgggtacGAAGAGATCGGGTTCGATTGGCGGTTTGGCGAGTTCGGTTTCTGTGCCGCCGAGGCGGAGTAGTACTGGAGGATTGGTACAGAGGCCGTCGGTGCCGGATGGAAGTAGGAAAACGGTTGCTGAATCTGCTGCCGGCGGTCGGAGCAGAGTTTCTTCGGCGGCCGAGCCTGTGCGGAGGTCTTTGCCGGAGTTACGGCGGAGTTCGTTAGCATCGCCGCGTGGTGGTGTCACTGGGAAGCCGGCGGTCTCGCCGGTGAGTTCGGGTTTGAGGACGACCGCTGTGTCTGGTGCGAGTAAGGTGGAAGTTGCGAAGAAGTCGTTAACTAAGCCGGCATTGTCGTCTCCggcttctgcttcttcttcgtCGAGGAGAATTGGTTCTTCGGCGGTTGGTGGTAGCGGTGGTTCTGCTAGGAGGACGGTTTCGAATGTCTCCTCGCCGTCATCGTCAGTGTCATCTGCACGTTCGGCCTCTGGGGGGTTGAGAGCGGGCTCGTTGTCGTCGTCTTCGAAGGATAGGAGCTCTGCTCTGCCTGGAAGGAGGAGAGTGGGAACTCCTGACAGCCGTGATTCGCGGTTCGTTGTTCTTCCGCAGATTGAGATTAAGGCCAATGATGAATTG AGATTGGATCTTAGGGGACACAGGGTTCGCAGTCTCAATGCCAGTGGATTAAACTTATCCTCAAACTTAGAG TTTGTATATCTCCGAGACAATCTTTTGTCTACCCTGGAAGGAGTAGAAATATTGACGAGAGTGAAG GTTCTTGATTTGAGTTTTAACGATTTTAAGGGTCCTGGATTTGAGCCACTTGAGAATTGTAAAGTACTGCAG CAACTCTATCTTGCTGGAAATCAAATCACATCATTGGCTAGTCTTCCGCAGCTTCCTAATTTGGAG TTCCTCTCAGTAGCTCAAAATAAGTTGAAATCTCTTGCTATGGCAAGTCAACCTCGACTCcag GTCTTAGCTGCCAGCAAAAACAGAATTTCTACGCTGAAGGGATTCCCATATTTACCAGCTCTTGAG CATTTGCGAGTGGAGGAGAATCCTATACTTAAGATGCCTCATGTGGAAGCAGCCTCAATATTGCTTGTTGGGCCTACTTTGAAAAGATACAATGATAGAG ACCTTTCTCGTGAGGAAGTGGCAATAGCAAAGCGTTATCCTGCACATACAGCTTTATGTATTAGAGATGGTTGGGAGTTTTGTCGCCCTGAGCATGTTGCAGAGTCAACTTTCCACTTTCTAGTTGAGAAATGGAAGGACCATATTCCTCCTGGGTTTCTCCTCAAAGAAGCTTCAATAGATAAACCTTTGGAAGAAGATGTGTGTAGCTGTCACTTCACAATTATTCATGATGGTGCCTTGAGTACAGACCTgccattaattttaaaatatcaatGGTTTTGTGGTGATGTAACTCTTTCGAATTTTTTCCCTATTCCAGATGCTACTGGTGAG ATTTACTGGCCAAAGCATAATGACATTGGAAAAGTTTTGAAAGTGGAATGTACTCCTGTTTTAGGAGAAACAGAATATCCTCCTATATTTGCCATCTCTTCTCGTGTTTCACCAG GGAGTGGAATTCCAAAAGTTGTCAACCTTGAAGTGCACGGAGAGCTGGTAGAAGGAAGTATAATCAGGGGTTGTGCTAAGATTGCATGGTGCGGTGGGACTCCAGGAAAAGGTGTTGCTAG TTGGCTGCGGAGGAAGTGGAATAGCACTCCTGTTGTCATCGCTGGGGCGGAAGATGAGGAGTATCAGCTGACCATTGATGATGTTGATTCAAGTTTAGTTTTCATGTACACGCCAGTAACAGAAGAAGGTGCCAAAGGAGAACCTCAATATAAATATACAGATTTTGTAAGAGCTG CTCCTCCCTCTGTCAGTAACGTAAGGATAGTCGGAGAGGCTGTTGAGGGAAATATTATCAAAGGTGTTGGTGATTATTTTGGTGGAAGGGAGGGTCCCAGCAAATTTGAATGGTTACGGAAGAACAGGGACGTAGG AGACTTTCTATTAGTGTCAGCTGGTACATCCGAGTATACCTTGACCAAAGAGGATGTTGGTTGTTGCTTGGCTTTTGTATACATGccaattaattttgaag GTCAGGAAGGAAAATCTGTGTCAGTAATGTCTCCTGCTGTGAAACAAG CACCCCCAAAAGTATCAAATGCCAAAATAATTGGTGATCTACGTGAGAATGGCAAGATAACTGCTACTGGTATTGTAACTGGAGGAACTGAAGCATCTAGTAGAGTTCAGTGGTATAAAACATGTTCATCAATTTTGGATGAAAACAGTCTTGAAGCATTAAGTACTTCCAAAATTGCTAAA GCATTCCGCATACCTCTTGGAGCTGTTGGCTGTTACATTGTTGCAAAATTTACACCAATGACTCCTGATGGTGATGTCGGTGAACCTGCATTTGTGATATCTGATAGAGCAGTTGAGA CTCTTCCCCCGAGCTTGAATTTCTTATCTATTATTGGAGATTACTGTGAAGATGGAATATTGACAGCTTCATATGGATATGTTGGAGGCCATGAAGGAAAAAGTATATATAATTGGTATATTCATGAG GTTGAAGGTGATTTAGGTTCCTTGATACCAGATGTTTCCGGTCTTTTACAGTATCGTATTGCCAAAGAAGCCATTGGAAAATTCATCTCTTTCCAGTGTACTCCAGTACGTGACGATGGCGTTGTAGGTGACCTTAGAATTTGCATGGGCCAGGAGCGTGTTCGTCCTG GAAGCCCGCGATTGCTTTCTTTACACATAGTTGGAAATGCTGTTGAAGGAACAATGCTAAGAATTGAAAAAACATATTGGGGTGGTGATGAGGGAGATTCAATTTACCGCTGGCTTAGg ACCAGTTCCGACGGTACACAAAGTGAAATTACGAGTGCCACCACTTCGTCATATGCACCTTCAATTGATGACATTGGCTTCTTTATTTCTGTCTCATGTGAGCCTGTCCGAAGTGATTGGGCTCGTGGACCCATGGTTCTTTCTGAACAAATTGGACCTATAATACCTG GACCCCCAACTTGTCATATTCTGGAATTCGTTGGATCCATGATAGAGGGGCAGCACTTGAACATGAATGCCGTGTATAGTGGAGG AGAGAGAGGAGAATGCACCCATGAGTGGTTTAGGGTAAAGGACAATGGTGTACGAGAAAAAATAAGTGGTCATG ATTTTTTGGATTTGACTCTTCAAGATGTCGGTGCATGCATTGAACTACTCTACACCCCTGTGTGCAAAGATGGAAACAAAGGCAGTCCAAAGAGCATAGTATCTGATATGGTTTCTCCTG CGGAACCAAAGGGAATGGACCTTGTCATTCCTGACTGCTGTGAAGACGAAGAGATTACCCcattgagaaaatattttggtGGACATGAAGGAGTTGGAGAATACATTTGGTATCAGACAAAAAATAAGCTTGATGGATCTGCACTATTAGATATAGCTAATGCTTGTGATGCTGAAATATGTGGGACAGAGCC AACGTATAAACCATCACTTAAGGACGTTGGAACTTATTTGGCCTTGTATTGGGTGCCTACTCGTGCGGACAACAAATGCGGGGAGCCATTGGTTGCAATATGCAGTAACCCAGTTTCTCCTG CTCCTCCAATAGTTTCTAATGTACGCGTGAAAGCGTTGTCTTCGGGAATTTATTCTGGACAAGGTGAATATTTTGGTGGATATGAAGGAGAAAGCCTCTTTAGCTGGTATAGAGAAAATAATGAGGGAACCATTGAACTGATTAACGGGGCAAATTCTAAAACCTATGCAGTTACTGATTCAGATTACAGTTTTCGTTTGTTGTTTGG ATATACACCAGTTCGATCAGATTCAGTTGTGGGAGAACTCAGGTTATCTGATCCAACTGATATTGTGTTCCCAG AGCTCCCATACGTGGAGATGATTGCTCTGACAGGAAAGGCAGTTGAAGGCGACATACTTACAGCTGTTGAAGTGATTCCTAATAGTGAGATTCAACAACATGTTTGGAGCAAGTACAAGAAAGATATTAGATATCAATG GTTTATTTCATCAGAAGTGGGAGACAATTTTACATATGATCCATTACCCAATCAGAGTTCTTGCTCCTATAGGGTGCGGCTCGAGGAAATTGGTCGTTGTTTGAAATGTGAGTGTGTCGTAACTGATGTATTTGGAAGACTGGGTGAGGTAGTATACATTGAGACAGCTCCTGTATTGCCAG GCATTCCTAGAGTACACAAGCTTGAGATTGAGGGAAGGGGATTTCATACCAATCTCTATGCTGTTCGTGGCATTTATAGTGGtgggaaggaaggaaaaagtAGAATCCAGTGGCTTAGATCAATGGTTGGAAGTCCTGACTTGATCTCTATACCAG GGGAAACAAGCAAAATgtatgaagcaaatgttgatgATGTTGGCTATAGATTGGTGGCTATATATACTCCTGTTAGAGAGGATGGAGTAGAGGGCCAATCAACTTCTGTATCCACAGATCCAATTGCAGTTG AGCCTGATGTTCTTAAAGAAGTGAAGCAGCACCTTGATCTTGGATCAGTGAAGTTTGAG GTATTGTGTGACAAAGACCAAGGCTCAAAAAA AGATTTCATCAGTGGGGACATATGA
- the LOC130726443 gene encoding 187-kDa microtubule-associated protein AIR9 isoform X1: MEEAPLEQPREDAASENRKSSSGSVKAAARIAATSGGSVSARKKVEPRNVSGSGAGTKRSGSIGGLASSVSVPPRRSSTGGLVQRPSVPDGSRKTVAESAAGGRSRVSSAAEPVRRSLPELRRSSLASPRGGVTGKPAVSPVSSGLRTTAVSGASKVEVAKKSLTKPALSSPASASSSSRRIGSSAVGGSGGSARRTVSNVSSPSSSVSSARSASGGLRAGSLSSSSKDRSSALPGRRRVGTPDSRDSRFVVLPQIEIKANDELRLDLRGHRVRSLNASGLNLSSNLEFVYLRDNLLSTLEGVEILTRVKVLDLSFNDFKGPGFEPLENCKVLQQLYLAGNQITSLASLPQLPNLEFLSVAQNKLKSLAMASQPRLQVLAASKNRISTLKGFPYLPALEHLRVEENPILKMPHVEAASILLVGPTLKRYNDRDLSREEVAIAKRYPAHTALCIRDGWEFCRPEHVAESTFHFLVEKWKDHIPPGFLLKEASIDKPLEEDVCSCHFTIIHDGALSTDLPLILKYQWFCGDVTLSNFFPIPDATGEIYWPKHNDIGKVLKVECTPVLGETEYPPIFAISSRVSPGSGIPKVVNLEVHGELVEGSIIRGCAKIAWCGGTPGKGVASWLRRKWNSTPVVIAGAEDEEYQLTIDDVDSSLVFMYTPVTEEGAKGEPQYKYTDFVRAAPPSVSNVRIVGEAVEGNIIKGVGDYFGGREGPSKFEWLRKNRDVGDFLLVSAGTSEYTLTKEDVGCCLAFVYMPINFEGQEGKSVSVMSPAVKQAPPKVSNAKIIGDLRENGKITATGIVTGGTEASSRVQWYKTCSSILDENSLEALSTSKIAKAFRIPLGAVGCYIVAKFTPMTPDGDVGEPAFVISDRAVETLPPSLNFLSIIGDYCEDGILTASYGYVGGHEGKSIYNWYIHEVEGDLGSLIPDVSGLLQYRIAKEAIGKFISFQCTPVRDDGVVGDLRICMGQERVRPGSPRLLSLHIVGNAVEGTMLRIEKTYWGGDEGDSIYRWLRTSSDGTQSEITSATTSSYAPSIDDIGFFISVSCEPVRSDWARGPMVLSEQIGPIIPGPPTCHILEFVGSMIEGQHLNMNAVYSGGERGECTHEWFRVKDNGVREKISGHDFLDLTLQDVGACIELLYTPVCKDGNKGSPKSIVSDMVSPAEPKGMDLVIPDCCEDEEITPLRKYFGGHEGVGEYIWYQTKNKLDGSALLDIANACDAEICGTEPTYKPSLKDVGTYLALYWVPTRADNKCGEPLVAICSNPVSPAPPIVSNVRVKALSSGIYSGQGEYFGGYEGESLFSWYRENNEGTIELINGANSKTYAVTDSDYSFRLLFGYTPVRSDSVVGELRLSDPTDIVFPELPYVEMIALTGKAVEGDILTAVEVIPNSEIQQHVWSKYKKDIRYQWFISSEVGDNFTYDPLPNQSSCSYRVRLEEIGRCLKCECVVTDVFGRLGEVVYIETAPVLPGIPRVHKLEIEGRGFHTNLYAVRGIYSGGKEGKSRIQWLRSMVGSPDLISIPGETSKMYEANVDDVGYRLVAIYTPVREDGVEGQSTSVSTDPIAVEPDVLKEVKQHLDLGSVKFEVLCDKDQGSKKISSVGTYERRILEINRKRLKVVKPATKTSFPNTEIRGSYAPPFHVELFRNDQHRLKIVVDSENEADLMVHSRHLRDVIVLVIRGLAQRFNSTSLNSLLKIET; the protein is encoded by the exons ATGGAGGAGGCTCCGTTGGAGCAACCGCGTGAAGACGCTGCATCGGAGAACCGGAAGAGCTCCTCGGGAAGCGTGAAGGCTGCGGCGAGAATCGCCGCAACCTCTGGTGGTTCGGTTTCTGCAAGGAAGAAAGTGGAGCCTCGGAATGTatcgggttcgggtgcgggtacGAAGAGATCGGGTTCGATTGGCGGTTTGGCGAGTTCGGTTTCTGTGCCGCCGAGGCGGAGTAGTACTGGAGGATTGGTACAGAGGCCGTCGGTGCCGGATGGAAGTAGGAAAACGGTTGCTGAATCTGCTGCCGGCGGTCGGAGCAGAGTTTCTTCGGCGGCCGAGCCTGTGCGGAGGTCTTTGCCGGAGTTACGGCGGAGTTCGTTAGCATCGCCGCGTGGTGGTGTCACTGGGAAGCCGGCGGTCTCGCCGGTGAGTTCGGGTTTGAGGACGACCGCTGTGTCTGGTGCGAGTAAGGTGGAAGTTGCGAAGAAGTCGTTAACTAAGCCGGCATTGTCGTCTCCggcttctgcttcttcttcgtCGAGGAGAATTGGTTCTTCGGCGGTTGGTGGTAGCGGTGGTTCTGCTAGGAGGACGGTTTCGAATGTCTCCTCGCCGTCATCGTCAGTGTCATCTGCACGTTCGGCCTCTGGGGGGTTGAGAGCGGGCTCGTTGTCGTCGTCTTCGAAGGATAGGAGCTCTGCTCTGCCTGGAAGGAGGAGAGTGGGAACTCCTGACAGCCGTGATTCGCGGTTCGTTGTTCTTCCGCAGATTGAGATTAAGGCCAATGATGAATTG AGATTGGATCTTAGGGGACACAGGGTTCGCAGTCTCAATGCCAGTGGATTAAACTTATCCTCAAACTTAGAG TTTGTATATCTCCGAGACAATCTTTTGTCTACCCTGGAAGGAGTAGAAATATTGACGAGAGTGAAG GTTCTTGATTTGAGTTTTAACGATTTTAAGGGTCCTGGATTTGAGCCACTTGAGAATTGTAAAGTACTGCAG CAACTCTATCTTGCTGGAAATCAAATCACATCATTGGCTAGTCTTCCGCAGCTTCCTAATTTGGAG TTCCTCTCAGTAGCTCAAAATAAGTTGAAATCTCTTGCTATGGCAAGTCAACCTCGACTCcag GTCTTAGCTGCCAGCAAAAACAGAATTTCTACGCTGAAGGGATTCCCATATTTACCAGCTCTTGAG CATTTGCGAGTGGAGGAGAATCCTATACTTAAGATGCCTCATGTGGAAGCAGCCTCAATATTGCTTGTTGGGCCTACTTTGAAAAGATACAATGATAGAG ACCTTTCTCGTGAGGAAGTGGCAATAGCAAAGCGTTATCCTGCACATACAGCTTTATGTATTAGAGATGGTTGGGAGTTTTGTCGCCCTGAGCATGTTGCAGAGTCAACTTTCCACTTTCTAGTTGAGAAATGGAAGGACCATATTCCTCCTGGGTTTCTCCTCAAAGAAGCTTCAATAGATAAACCTTTGGAAGAAGATGTGTGTAGCTGTCACTTCACAATTATTCATGATGGTGCCTTGAGTACAGACCTgccattaattttaaaatatcaatGGTTTTGTGGTGATGTAACTCTTTCGAATTTTTTCCCTATTCCAGATGCTACTGGTGAG ATTTACTGGCCAAAGCATAATGACATTGGAAAAGTTTTGAAAGTGGAATGTACTCCTGTTTTAGGAGAAACAGAATATCCTCCTATATTTGCCATCTCTTCTCGTGTTTCACCAG GGAGTGGAATTCCAAAAGTTGTCAACCTTGAAGTGCACGGAGAGCTGGTAGAAGGAAGTATAATCAGGGGTTGTGCTAAGATTGCATGGTGCGGTGGGACTCCAGGAAAAGGTGTTGCTAG TTGGCTGCGGAGGAAGTGGAATAGCACTCCTGTTGTCATCGCTGGGGCGGAAGATGAGGAGTATCAGCTGACCATTGATGATGTTGATTCAAGTTTAGTTTTCATGTACACGCCAGTAACAGAAGAAGGTGCCAAAGGAGAACCTCAATATAAATATACAGATTTTGTAAGAGCTG CTCCTCCCTCTGTCAGTAACGTAAGGATAGTCGGAGAGGCTGTTGAGGGAAATATTATCAAAGGTGTTGGTGATTATTTTGGTGGAAGGGAGGGTCCCAGCAAATTTGAATGGTTACGGAAGAACAGGGACGTAGG AGACTTTCTATTAGTGTCAGCTGGTACATCCGAGTATACCTTGACCAAAGAGGATGTTGGTTGTTGCTTGGCTTTTGTATACATGccaattaattttgaag GTCAGGAAGGAAAATCTGTGTCAGTAATGTCTCCTGCTGTGAAACAAG CACCCCCAAAAGTATCAAATGCCAAAATAATTGGTGATCTACGTGAGAATGGCAAGATAACTGCTACTGGTATTGTAACTGGAGGAACTGAAGCATCTAGTAGAGTTCAGTGGTATAAAACATGTTCATCAATTTTGGATGAAAACAGTCTTGAAGCATTAAGTACTTCCAAAATTGCTAAA GCATTCCGCATACCTCTTGGAGCTGTTGGCTGTTACATTGTTGCAAAATTTACACCAATGACTCCTGATGGTGATGTCGGTGAACCTGCATTTGTGATATCTGATAGAGCAGTTGAGA CTCTTCCCCCGAGCTTGAATTTCTTATCTATTATTGGAGATTACTGTGAAGATGGAATATTGACAGCTTCATATGGATATGTTGGAGGCCATGAAGGAAAAAGTATATATAATTGGTATATTCATGAG GTTGAAGGTGATTTAGGTTCCTTGATACCAGATGTTTCCGGTCTTTTACAGTATCGTATTGCCAAAGAAGCCATTGGAAAATTCATCTCTTTCCAGTGTACTCCAGTACGTGACGATGGCGTTGTAGGTGACCTTAGAATTTGCATGGGCCAGGAGCGTGTTCGTCCTG GAAGCCCGCGATTGCTTTCTTTACACATAGTTGGAAATGCTGTTGAAGGAACAATGCTAAGAATTGAAAAAACATATTGGGGTGGTGATGAGGGAGATTCAATTTACCGCTGGCTTAGg ACCAGTTCCGACGGTACACAAAGTGAAATTACGAGTGCCACCACTTCGTCATATGCACCTTCAATTGATGACATTGGCTTCTTTATTTCTGTCTCATGTGAGCCTGTCCGAAGTGATTGGGCTCGTGGACCCATGGTTCTTTCTGAACAAATTGGACCTATAATACCTG GACCCCCAACTTGTCATATTCTGGAATTCGTTGGATCCATGATAGAGGGGCAGCACTTGAACATGAATGCCGTGTATAGTGGAGG AGAGAGAGGAGAATGCACCCATGAGTGGTTTAGGGTAAAGGACAATGGTGTACGAGAAAAAATAAGTGGTCATG ATTTTTTGGATTTGACTCTTCAAGATGTCGGTGCATGCATTGAACTACTCTACACCCCTGTGTGCAAAGATGGAAACAAAGGCAGTCCAAAGAGCATAGTATCTGATATGGTTTCTCCTG CGGAACCAAAGGGAATGGACCTTGTCATTCCTGACTGCTGTGAAGACGAAGAGATTACCCcattgagaaaatattttggtGGACATGAAGGAGTTGGAGAATACATTTGGTATCAGACAAAAAATAAGCTTGATGGATCTGCACTATTAGATATAGCTAATGCTTGTGATGCTGAAATATGTGGGACAGAGCC AACGTATAAACCATCACTTAAGGACGTTGGAACTTATTTGGCCTTGTATTGGGTGCCTACTCGTGCGGACAACAAATGCGGGGAGCCATTGGTTGCAATATGCAGTAACCCAGTTTCTCCTG CTCCTCCAATAGTTTCTAATGTACGCGTGAAAGCGTTGTCTTCGGGAATTTATTCTGGACAAGGTGAATATTTTGGTGGATATGAAGGAGAAAGCCTCTTTAGCTGGTATAGAGAAAATAATGAGGGAACCATTGAACTGATTAACGGGGCAAATTCTAAAACCTATGCAGTTACTGATTCAGATTACAGTTTTCGTTTGTTGTTTGG ATATACACCAGTTCGATCAGATTCAGTTGTGGGAGAACTCAGGTTATCTGATCCAACTGATATTGTGTTCCCAG AGCTCCCATACGTGGAGATGATTGCTCTGACAGGAAAGGCAGTTGAAGGCGACATACTTACAGCTGTTGAAGTGATTCCTAATAGTGAGATTCAACAACATGTTTGGAGCAAGTACAAGAAAGATATTAGATATCAATG GTTTATTTCATCAGAAGTGGGAGACAATTTTACATATGATCCATTACCCAATCAGAGTTCTTGCTCCTATAGGGTGCGGCTCGAGGAAATTGGTCGTTGTTTGAAATGTGAGTGTGTCGTAACTGATGTATTTGGAAGACTGGGTGAGGTAGTATACATTGAGACAGCTCCTGTATTGCCAG GCATTCCTAGAGTACACAAGCTTGAGATTGAGGGAAGGGGATTTCATACCAATCTCTATGCTGTTCGTGGCATTTATAGTGGtgggaaggaaggaaaaagtAGAATCCAGTGGCTTAGATCAATGGTTGGAAGTCCTGACTTGATCTCTATACCAG GGGAAACAAGCAAAATgtatgaagcaaatgttgatgATGTTGGCTATAGATTGGTGGCTATATATACTCCTGTTAGAGAGGATGGAGTAGAGGGCCAATCAACTTCTGTATCCACAGATCCAATTGCAGTTG AGCCTGATGTTCTTAAAGAAGTGAAGCAGCACCTTGATCTTGGATCAGTGAAGTTTGAG GTATTGTGTGACAAAGACCAAGGCTCAAAAAAG ATTTCATCAGTGGGGACATATGAGAGACGAATACTTGAAATTAACCGGAAAAGGCTCAAGGTGGTAAAGCCTGCCACTAAGACTTCCTTTCCTAATACAGAAATCCGTGGTAGCTATGCCCCTCCGTTTCAC GTGGAGCTCTTCAGAAATGATCAACACCGTCTAAAAATAGTAGTGGACAGTGAAAATGAAGCAGACTTGATGGTGCACTCCCGACACCTTAGGGATGTTATTGTTCTTGTGATTCGAGGACTAGCTCAACGATTTAATAGTACTTCCCTCAATTCCCTTCTCAAGATAGAAACATGA